Proteins encoded together in one Impatiens glandulifera chromosome 1, dImpGla2.1, whole genome shotgun sequence window:
- the LOC124921321 gene encoding polypyrimidine tract-binding protein homolog 1 isoform X3 produces the protein MLSCSSYSYVTSSFTLTIQVFSAFGFVHKIATFEKAAGFQALIQYSDTTTAASAREALDARSIPRYLLPEHVNSSHLRISYSAHTDLNIKFQSHRSRDYTNPYLPVNPTAIEGFVQPMVGPDGKKVEAESNVLLASIENMQYAVTVDVLYTVFCAFGTIQKIAIFEKNGGTQALIQYPDVGTATVAKGALEGHCIYEGGYCKLHLTYSRHTDLNVKAYSEKSRDYTIPEIAQSTVSAAAAGVVWHGSQVSSGGGYGGPSHSGAVSDPSRFPGGQTYAPSSSSVSAAYAQPPVGAGAHHMGGQQQQQLFEVRPGGGGGGGVCPPGQSPYYT, from the exons ATGTTATCATGTTCTTCATACTCCTATGTAACGTCTAGCTTCACGCTTACTATACAG GTATTTTCGGCTTTTGGTTTCGTGCACAAGATTGCTACGTTTGAGAAAGCTGCAGGTTTTCAG GCACTGATCCAATACAGTGATACTACAACAGCAGCCTCGGCAAGAGAAGCATTAGATGCAAGAAGCATACCACG GTACTTGCTTCCAGAACATGTGAATTCGTCTCATTTGCGCATCTCATATTCGGCTCACACAGACTTGAATATTAAGTTTCAATCTCATAGGAGCAG GGATTATACAAATCCTTACCTACCAGTTAATCCCACTGCAATTGAAGGTTTTGTTCAG CCAATGGTAGGTCCTGATGGAAAAAAAGTAGAGGCTGAGAGTAATGTTCTTCTGGCATCTATAGAGAATATGCAATATGCTGTTACGGTTGATGTTCTTTACACG GTATTCTGTGCATTTGGCACTATACAGAAGATTGCCATTTTTGAGAAAAATGGTGGAACACAAGCATTAATCCAATATCCAG ATGTGGGCACTGCAACTGTTGCGAAAGGAGCGTTAGAAGGACATTGCATTTATGAAGGAGGCTATTGTAAGCTTCATCTAACATACTCTCGTCATACTGATCTGAATGTAAAG GCATACAGTGAAAAGAGCAGGGATTACACAATTCCTGAGATTGCACAATCAACTGTTTCTGCAGCAGCAGCAGGCGTGGTTTGGCACGGTTCCCAAGTATCTTCTGGTGGTGGGTATGGTGGTCCTTCTCATTCGGGGGCTGTTTCTGATCCCAGTAGATTCCCCGGGGGGCAAACGTATGCTCCATCCTCATCATCTGTTTCTGCTGCCTACGCACAACCACCTGTAGGAGCTGGAGCTCATCATATGGGGgggcagcagcagcagcagttGTTTGAGGTAAGAccaggtggtggtggtggtggcggcGTGTGCCCACCTGGTCAATCTCCTTACTATACTTGA
- the LOC124921806 gene encoding probable serine/threonine-protein kinase At1g54610: protein MGCVSSKWATSPPSSPSPSHYHSPPPLLLLLGGGTGAAATLRHHHHGSSRSASSRKASSGFKKRGVEFGELEKIKEEENEEEEEEEEEEEEEEVESGRTRELNSSVKSEKKASSIGLRFGRYTTQAEHIAAGWPSWLSAVAGEAIDGWLPLKADSFEKLDKIGQGTYSNVYRARSKESGRVFALKKVRFDTFQPESVRFMAREIAILRKLDHPNIMKLEGLITNRLSCSLYLVFEYMEHDLSGLLSCPDIKFTDAQIKCYMQQLLRGVEHCHSRGIMHRDIKTSNILVNNDGILKIGDFGLANTISSRNRLAALTSRVVTLWYRPPELLLGATSYGGSVDLWSVGCVFAELFIGRPVLKGRTEVEQLHKIFKLCGSPHDDYWTKSNLPLTTMFKPQQPYTTSLRERCKELPRTAVNLLETFLSIDPLKRLTAASALDSEYFKTKPYASDPSLLPKYPPNKEIDAKVREDARRRKAGVRLRSSGTSKKNPRRAHQEPSSISKKAEGEERVKFVHGYVVRSKGATSSRDSVKSYDTMSEASQSTIVSQVDSIRSVPNGPTSGFNWTRSLRGEEEEKDQYPFSRKLQQSRRGGGGGSGSKIQPNYSLAALLGEEDDLEPFSNNNVKQQQQPIRRSHTQILPNWSDYAFNDSQQNKR from the exons ATGGGTTGCGTTAGCTCCAAGTGGGCCACGTCCcctccttcttctccttctccttctcattatcattctcctcctcctcttcttcttcttctgggAGGAGGAACAGGAGCAGCAGCAACTCTTCGACACCATCATCATGGCTCCTCTAGGTCTGCCTCTTCCCGAAAGGCTTCCTCTGGATTTAAAAAACGGGGTGTTGAATTTGGGGAACTTGAAAAGATAAAAGAggaagagaatgaagaagaagaagaagaagaagaagaagaagaagaagaagaggttgAAAGCGGACGCACTCGTGAATTGAACTCCTCCGTCAAATCTGAGAAAAAAGCTTCTTCCATCGGCTTAAGATTTGGTAGATACACCACCCAGGCCGAGCATATTGCTGCTGGTTGGCCTTCTTGGCTCAGTGCGGTTGCTGGTGAAGCCATTGACGGCTGGCTTCCACTCAAGGCAGACTCATTCGAGAAGTTGGACAAG ATCGGACAAGGCACATATAGCAATGTGTATCGCGCTCGTAGCAAGGAAAGTGGCAGAGTATTTGCCCTAAAGAAGGTTCGATTCGATACCTTCCAACCAGAGAGTGTGAGGTTCATGGCCCGAGAGATAGCTATCCTCCGCAAGCTGGATCATCCCAATATAATGAAACTGGAGGGGTTGATTACAAACAGATTATCATGCAGTTTGTATCTAGTATTTGAATACATGGAACACGATCTTTCTGGACTATTGTCCTGTCCCGACATCAAGTTCACTGATGCACAg ATAAAATGCTATATGCAACAGCTATTACGCGGGGTTGAACACTGTCACTCGCGAGGAATAATGCACAGAGACATCAAGACATCCAACATATTGGTAAATAATGATGGGATATTAAAGATAGGGGATTTTGGGTTGGCAAATACTATTAGCTCGAGGAATAGGCTCGCTGCCTTAACCAGCCGTGTTGTGACTTTGTGGTATCGTCCTCCCGAGCTATTATTGGGCGCCACAAGCTACGGAGGATCAGTCGATTTGTGGAGCGTGGGCTGCGTATTTGCTGAACTTTTCATCGGGAGACCTGTCCTCAAGGGGAGAACAGAG GTTGAACAACTTCACAAGATCTTCAAACTCTGTGGTTCTCCACATGATGATTATTGGACAAAGTCCAACCTTCCTCTCACAACAATGTTCAAACCTCAGCAACCTTATACCACTTCACTTAGGGAAAGATGTAAAGAGTTACCTAGAACTGCAGTCAACCTCCTAGAGACGTTTCTTTCTATCGATCCTCTCAAGCGTTTGACTGCTGCGTCTGCTCTTGATTCTGAG TATTTCAAGACAAAGCCTTATGCAAGTGATCCTTCTCTCTTGCCAAAGTATCCACCCAATAAAGAAATTGATGCAAAAGTTCGTGAAGATGCACGGAG GCGAAAGGCGGGTGTCAGATTGCGATCTTCAGGAACCTCAAAAAAGAATCCAAGGAGAGCCCATCAAGAACCGAGCTCCATCTCTAAAAAAGCG GAGGGTGAGGAAAGGGTTAAATTTGTTCATGGCTACGTTGTGAGGAGCAAAGGAGCAACATCATCTCGGGATTCAGTAAAGTCTTATGATACAATGTCTGAGGCCTCTCAAAGTACAATTGTATCACAAGTGGATAGCATTCGTTCAGTTCCCAATGGCCCAACCAGCGGCTTCAACTGGACCCGTTCTCtaagaggagaagaagaagaaaaagatcaGTACCCGTTCTCTAGAAAGTTACAGCAGTCACGtcgtggtggtggtggtggtagCGGTTCAAAAATCCAACCCAATTATTCGCTTGCAGCCCTCCTtggagaagaagatgatctAGAACCTTTCAGCAACAACAACGTGAAGCAGCAACAACAACCTATACGAAGGTCACACACACAAATCCTGCCCAATTGGTCTGATTATGCTTTTAACGATTCCCAGCAG AATAAAAGATGA